The Streptomyces albofaciens JCM 4342 genome has a segment encoding these proteins:
- a CDS encoding ATP-binding cassette domain-containing protein: protein MTVTQASAPIAAPTRAPAITATGLRKSYGDKLVLDGIDLNIAEGTVFALLGPNGAGKTTTVEILSTLIEADAGEAWVAGRHLTRAADAVRSSIGVTGQFSAVDNLLTAEENLLLMADLHHLDRREGKRRARDLLRRFDLSEVAGKTAVTFSGGMRRKLDLAMTLVGDPRIIFLDEPTTGLDPRSRRTMWEIIRGLVADDGVTIFLTTQYLEEADQLADRIAVLDHGRLIAEGTADELKQRIPGGHIRVRFADARSLDTAAGVFGIATRDEESCALQIPSDGSIPNLRAVLDTLENTGVRAESLTVHTPDLDDVFLTLTGQPHPAHTGAPTKENV, encoded by the coding sequence ATGACAGTCACCCAGGCCTCCGCGCCGATCGCCGCCCCCACGAGGGCACCGGCGATCACCGCCACCGGACTGCGCAAGTCCTACGGCGACAAGCTCGTGCTCGACGGCATCGACCTGAACATCGCCGAAGGCACCGTCTTCGCGCTGCTCGGGCCCAACGGCGCCGGCAAGACCACCACGGTGGAAATCCTCTCCACACTCATCGAGGCCGACGCGGGCGAGGCCTGGGTCGCGGGCCGCCATCTGACCCGCGCCGCCGACGCGGTGCGCTCCTCGATCGGCGTCACCGGCCAGTTCTCGGCCGTCGACAACCTCCTGACCGCCGAGGAGAACCTCCTCCTCATGGCGGACCTGCACCACCTCGACCGGCGCGAGGGCAAGCGGCGGGCCAGGGACCTGCTGCGCCGCTTCGACCTGTCGGAGGTGGCGGGCAAGACCGCCGTCACCTTCTCCGGCGGTATGCGGCGCAAGCTGGACCTGGCGATGACGCTGGTCGGCGATCCGCGGATCATCTTCCTCGACGAGCCCACCACCGGGCTCGACCCGCGCAGCCGGCGCACCATGTGGGAGATCATCCGCGGCCTCGTCGCCGACGACGGCGTGACCATCTTCCTGACCACCCAGTACCTCGAAGAGGCCGACCAGCTCGCCGACCGGATCGCCGTGCTGGACCACGGCAGGCTGATCGCCGAGGGCACCGCCGACGAGCTGAAGCAGCGCATCCCCGGCGGCCACATCCGGGTGCGGTTCGCCGACGCCCGGAGCCTGGACACCGCGGCGGGAGTCTTCGGCATCGCCACGCGCGACGAGGAGTCCTGCGCCCTCCAGATCCCCAGCGACGGCTCCATCCCCAACCTGCGGGCCGTCCTCGACACGCTGGAGAACACCGGCGTCCGGGCCGAGTCGCTCACCGTGCACACCCCCGACCTCGACGACGTCTTCCTGACCCTCACCGGTCAGCCCCACCCCGCCCACACCGGCGCCCCGACCAAGGAGAACGTCTGA
- a CDS encoding acetyl/propionyl/methylcrotonyl-CoA carboxylase subunit alpha translates to MISSLLVANRGEIARRIFRTCRELGIATVAVYSDADADAPHVREADAAVRLPGSAPADTYLRGDLVVKAAHAAGADAVHPGYGFLSENAGFAAAVADAGLAWVGPPPAAIEAMASKTRAKELMAAAGVPLLAPVDPAHATAADLPLLVKAAAGGGGRGMRVVRDLADLPGELAAARAEAAAAFGDGEVFAEPYVIGGRHVEVQVLADAHGTVWTLGTRDCSLQRRHQKVIEEAPAPGLPDELRATLHTAAADAARTIGYRGAGTVEFLVSATGHAHFLEMNTRLQVEHPVTEAVYGVDLVALQLRVAEGEALAEEPPAPRGHAVEARLYAEDPAAGWQPQTGTLHHLSVPDGVRLDSGVADGTVVGVHYDPMLAKVIAWAPGRAEAVRKLAGALERARVHGPVTNRDLLVRSLRHPEFATATGLDTGFYDRNLDALAPAPDATVTGLCALAAALADAHGRSRFGGFRNVPSQPQTKTYACGGTEHAIRYRLGRDGLRAEDFPGVRLLQSAPGRVVLEADGVRREFTVARHGDQVYVDSAAGSRTLTALPRFPDPAARTEPGSLLAPMPGTVVRVADGLAEGDRVAAGAPLLWLEAMKMEHKITAPASGTLTALHVKAGQQVEVGTPLAVVTV, encoded by the coding sequence GTGATCTCTTCCCTCCTCGTCGCCAACCGTGGCGAGATCGCCCGCCGGATCTTCCGCACCTGCCGGGAGCTGGGCATCGCCACGGTGGCCGTGTACTCCGACGCGGACGCCGACGCGCCGCACGTCCGGGAGGCCGACGCCGCCGTACGCCTCCCGGGCAGCGCCCCGGCCGACACCTACCTGCGCGGCGACCTGGTCGTGAAGGCCGCGCACGCCGCCGGGGCCGACGCCGTCCACCCCGGTTACGGCTTCCTCTCCGAGAACGCCGGATTCGCCGCGGCCGTCGCCGACGCCGGCCTGGCCTGGGTCGGCCCGCCGCCCGCCGCCATCGAGGCGATGGCCTCCAAGACGCGCGCCAAGGAGCTGATGGCGGCGGCCGGGGTGCCGCTGCTCGCCCCCGTCGATCCGGCGCACGCCACCGCCGCCGACCTGCCGCTGCTGGTGAAGGCGGCGGCGGGCGGCGGCGGGCGCGGCATGCGTGTCGTACGGGACCTGGCGGACCTGCCGGGGGAGCTGGCGGCGGCGCGGGCCGAGGCCGCGGCGGCGTTCGGGGACGGCGAGGTCTTCGCCGAGCCGTACGTGATCGGTGGCCGGCACGTCGAGGTGCAGGTCCTCGCCGACGCACACGGCACCGTCTGGACCCTCGGCACCCGCGACTGCTCCCTCCAGCGCCGCCACCAGAAGGTCATCGAGGAAGCACCCGCGCCGGGACTCCCCGACGAACTGCGCGCCACCCTGCACACGGCCGCCGCCGACGCCGCCCGCACCATCGGCTACCGCGGCGCGGGCACCGTCGAATTCCTCGTCTCCGCCACCGGCCACGCCCACTTCCTGGAGATGAACACCCGCCTCCAGGTCGAGCACCCGGTCACCGAGGCGGTGTACGGCGTCGATCTTGTGGCCCTGCAATTGCGGGTGGCCGAGGGGGAGGCGCTGGCGGAGGAACCGCCCGCGCCGCGCGGCCACGCCGTAGAGGCCCGGCTGTACGCGGAGGACCCGGCGGCGGGCTGGCAGCCGCAGACCGGCACGCTGCACCACCTGTCCGTGCCCGACGGCGTCCGGCTCGACTCGGGCGTGGCCGACGGGACGGTCGTCGGCGTCCACTACGACCCGATGCTCGCCAAGGTCATCGCCTGGGCGCCGGGCCGCGCCGAGGCCGTGCGCAAGCTGGCGGGCGCGCTGGAACGGGCCCGCGTGCACGGCCCGGTCACCAACCGCGACCTGCTCGTACGGTCCCTGCGCCACCCCGAGTTCGCCACCGCCACCGGCCTGGACACCGGCTTCTACGACCGCAACCTGGACGCCCTCGCGCCCGCCCCCGACGCCACGGTCACCGGCCTGTGCGCGCTGGCCGCCGCCCTCGCCGACGCGCACGGCCGGTCCCGCTTCGGCGGCTTCCGCAACGTGCCGTCGCAGCCGCAGACCAAGACGTACGCCTGCGGCGGCACCGAGCACGCGATCCGCTACCGGCTGGGCCGCGACGGGCTGCGCGCCGAGGACTTCCCCGGCGTACGGCTCCTTCAGTCCGCCCCGGGCCGAGTCGTCCTCGAAGCGGACGGTGTACGACGCGAGTTCACCGTCGCCCGCCACGGCGACCAGGTGTACGTCGACTCCGCCGCCGGGTCCCGCACCCTCACCGCCCTGCCCCGCTTCCCCGACCCCGCCGCGCGCACCGAACCCGGCTCGCTGCTCGCCCCCATGCCCGGCACCGTCGTACGCGTGGCGGACGGCCTGGCCGAGGGCGACCGGGTGGCGGCCGGTGCCCCGCTGCTCTGGCTCGAAGCCATGAAGATGGAACACAAGATCACCGCACCCGCCTCCGGCACGCTGACCGCCCTGCACGTCAAGGCCGGTCAGCAGGTCGAGGTCGGCACGCCGCTGGCCGTCGTCACCGTATGA
- a CDS encoding acyl-CoA dehydrogenase family protein, with protein MSTPVIETEEHRALRASVAALGKRYGREYFARVVAEGKHTDELWAEAAKLGYLGVNLPEEYGGGGGGIAELSIVLEELGAAGCPLLMLVVSPAICGTVIARFGTEEQKRAWLPGLADGTRKMAFGITEPDAGSNSHRITTTARRDPATGEWVLNGRKVFISGVDIAEATLIVGRTEDARTGRLKPCLFIVPRDAAGFGRSRIAMELGAPEKQFELTLDDVRLPADALVGGGASQAEGHGGEDAGLLQLFAGLNPERIMTAAFALGMGRYAVERAVDYARTRQVWKAPIGAHQAIAHPLAQVHIELELARLMMQKAAHLYDAGDDMGAGEAANMAKYAAAEAAVKAVDQAVHTLGGNGLTHEYGLASLITAARVARIAPVSREMILNYVSHQSLGLPKSY; from the coding sequence GTGAGCACCCCCGTGATCGAAACCGAGGAACACCGCGCCCTCCGCGCGTCCGTCGCCGCGCTCGGCAAGCGCTACGGACGCGAGTACTTCGCCCGCGTCGTGGCCGAGGGCAAGCACACCGACGAACTGTGGGCGGAGGCCGCCAAACTGGGCTACCTCGGCGTGAACCTCCCCGAGGAGTACGGCGGCGGAGGCGGCGGCATCGCCGAACTCTCCATCGTGCTGGAAGAACTGGGCGCGGCAGGCTGCCCGCTGCTCATGCTCGTCGTCTCGCCCGCCATCTGCGGCACCGTCATCGCCCGCTTCGGCACCGAGGAGCAGAAGCGCGCCTGGCTGCCCGGCCTCGCCGACGGCACCCGCAAGATGGCCTTCGGCATCACCGAACCGGACGCCGGCTCCAACTCCCACCGCATCACCACCACGGCCCGCCGCGACCCGGCCACCGGCGAGTGGGTCCTCAACGGCCGCAAGGTCTTCATCTCGGGTGTGGACATCGCCGAGGCCACGCTGATCGTCGGCCGGACGGAGGACGCCCGTACCGGCAGGCTCAAGCCGTGCCTGTTCATCGTGCCCCGCGACGCCGCCGGGTTCGGGCGCAGCCGGATAGCCATGGAGCTGGGCGCGCCGGAGAAGCAGTTCGAGCTGACGCTGGACGATGTACGGCTGCCCGCGGACGCGCTGGTGGGCGGGGGTGCCTCCCAGGCCGAAGGCCATGGGGGAGAGGACGCCGGGCTGCTCCAGCTCTTCGCCGGGCTCAACCCCGAACGCATCATGACCGCCGCCTTCGCCCTCGGCATGGGCCGGTACGCGGTCGAGCGGGCCGTCGACTACGCCCGGACCCGCCAGGTCTGGAAGGCGCCCATCGGCGCCCACCAGGCCATCGCCCACCCCCTCGCCCAGGTGCACATCGAGCTGGAACTCGCCCGCCTGATGATGCAGAAGGCCGCCCACCTCTACGACGCGGGCGACGACATGGGCGCGGGCGAGGCCGCCAACATGGCCAAGTACGCGGCGGCCGAAGCGGCGGTCAAGGCCGTGGACCAGGCGGTGCACACCCTCGGCGGCAACGGCCTGACCCACGAGTACGGCCTCGCCTCCCTGATCACCGCGGCCCGCGTCGCGCGGATCGCCCCGGTCAGCCGGGAGATGATCCTCAACTACGTCTCCCACCAGAGCCTCGGGCTCCCCAAGTCGTACTGA
- a CDS encoding 4-coumarate--CoA ligase family protein gives MVFHSQYADVAPVDLPIHEAVLGRSATEHAALPALIDGQDGTTLSYAELDGASRRIAAALADAGVRPGDVLALHSPNTIAYPAVCYAASRCGAAVTTVHPLATSGEFAQQLRDSGANWIVTVAPLLETARSAAEQAGGITEVFVCDGAMGHRSVRDMIASTAPEPAVTIDPARDVAVLPYSSGTTGSPKGVMLTHRNIATNLAQLNRLIGSGPGDRVLAVLPFFHIYGLTALMNSPLRNGSTVVVLPRFDLEHFLRTIEKYRINAVYVAPPIVLALAKHPAVTQYDLSSLDYLVSAAAPLDARLADACARRLGIPPVMQAYGMTELSPGSHVVPLGATDAPPGTVGKLLPGTEMRIRCLDTDKDLGTGESGEILIRGPQVMKGYLGRPAETDAMIDADGWLHTGDIGRVDADGWLHVVDRVKELIKYKGYQVAPADLEAVLLAHEGIADAAVIGVTDADGNEVPKAYVVRRRGEAGARLTEEEVIAYVAGQVAPYKKVRRVEFTDLVPRAATGKILRRELRARERSSTAP, from the coding sequence ATGGTCTTTCACAGTCAGTACGCCGATGTCGCGCCCGTCGACCTGCCGATCCACGAAGCCGTTCTGGGCCGGTCGGCCACCGAGCACGCCGCCCTGCCCGCGCTGATCGACGGCCAGGACGGCACCACGCTCAGCTACGCCGAACTCGACGGCGCCAGCCGCCGGATCGCCGCGGCCCTGGCCGACGCGGGCGTCCGCCCCGGCGACGTGCTCGCGCTGCACAGTCCCAACACCATCGCCTACCCGGCCGTCTGCTACGCCGCCTCGCGCTGCGGCGCCGCCGTCACCACCGTGCACCCCCTGGCCACGTCGGGGGAGTTCGCCCAGCAGCTGCGGGACTCCGGCGCCAACTGGATCGTCACCGTCGCCCCGCTGCTGGAGACCGCGCGCAGCGCCGCCGAGCAGGCGGGCGGCATCACCGAGGTGTTCGTCTGCGACGGCGCCATGGGCCACCGCTCCGTACGCGACATGATCGCCTCCACCGCGCCCGAACCGGCCGTCACCATCGACCCAGCCCGGGACGTGGCCGTGCTGCCGTACTCCTCCGGCACCACCGGCAGCCCCAAGGGCGTGATGCTCACCCACCGCAACATCGCCACCAATCTCGCCCAGCTCAACCGGCTGATCGGCAGCGGCCCCGGCGACCGCGTGCTGGCCGTACTGCCCTTCTTCCACATCTACGGCCTGACCGCCCTGATGAACTCCCCGCTGCGCAACGGCTCCACCGTCGTCGTGCTGCCCCGCTTCGACCTCGAACACTTCCTGCGCACCATCGAGAAGTACCGGATCAACGCGGTGTACGTGGCCCCGCCCATCGTCCTGGCCCTCGCCAAGCACCCGGCCGTCACCCAGTACGACCTGTCCTCGCTCGACTACCTCGTCAGCGCCGCCGCCCCGCTCGACGCCCGGCTCGCCGACGCCTGCGCCCGGCGCCTGGGCATCCCGCCCGTCATGCAGGCGTACGGCATGACCGAACTGTCGCCCGGCTCCCACGTCGTACCGCTGGGCGCCACCGACGCGCCGCCCGGCACCGTCGGCAAGCTGCTGCCCGGCACCGAGATGCGCATCCGCTGCCTGGACACCGACAAGGACCTCGGGACCGGCGAGAGCGGCGAGATCCTGATCCGCGGCCCGCAGGTCATGAAGGGCTACCTGGGGCGCCCCGCCGAGACCGACGCGATGATCGACGCGGACGGCTGGCTGCACACCGGCGACATCGGGCGGGTGGACGCGGACGGCTGGCTGCACGTCGTCGACCGCGTCAAAGAGCTGATCAAATACAAGGGCTACCAGGTCGCCCCGGCCGACCTCGAAGCGGTGCTGCTCGCCCACGAGGGCATCGCGGACGCCGCGGTGATCGGCGTCACCGACGCGGACGGCAACGAGGTCCCCAAGGCGTACGTCGTCCGGCGGCGCGGCGAGGCGGGGGCCCGGCTCACCGAGGAGGAGGTCATCGCGTACGTTGCCGGGCAGGTCGCCCCGTACAAGAAGGT
- a CDS encoding acyl-CoA carboxylase subunit beta, with amino-acid sequence MTVLGSRLDPAGPEYAANREAMLAKLTEIEAEHAKALGGGGAKYVERHRGRGKLLARERIELLLDPDTPFLELSPLAAWGSDYPVGASLVTGIGVIEGVECLVTANDPTVRGGASNPWTLKKALRANEIAFANRLPVVSLVESGGADLPSQKEIFIPGGALFKDITRLSAAGIPTVAVVFGNSTAGGAYVPGMSDHVIMVKERAKVFLGGPPLVKMATGEESDDESLGGAEMHARTSGLADHFAVDEPDALRQARRVVARLNRRKAHEDPGPAEPPKYDEDELLGIVPGDLKAPFDPREVIARIVDGSDFDEFKPLYGPSLTTGWARLHGYPVGILANAQGVLFSEESQKAAQFIQLANQRDIPLLFLHNTTGYMVGKEYEQGGIIKHGAQMINAVSNSTVPHLSVLMGASYGAGHYGMCGRAYDPRFLFAWPSAKSAVMGPQQLAGVLSIVARASAAAKGQPYDEEADAGLRAMVEQQIESESLPMFLSGRLYDDGVIDPRDTRTVLGLCLSAVHTAPVQGARGGFGVFRM; translated from the coding sequence GTGACCGTGCTCGGCAGCCGACTCGACCCGGCAGGGCCCGAGTACGCGGCCAACCGCGAGGCGATGCTCGCCAAGCTGACCGAGATCGAGGCCGAACACGCCAAGGCCCTCGGCGGAGGCGGCGCGAAGTACGTCGAACGGCACCGGGGGCGCGGCAAGCTGCTCGCCCGCGAGCGCATCGAGCTGCTCCTCGACCCGGACACGCCGTTCCTCGAACTGTCCCCGCTGGCCGCCTGGGGCAGCGACTACCCGGTGGGTGCCTCGCTGGTCACCGGCATCGGTGTCATCGAGGGCGTGGAGTGCCTGGTCACCGCCAACGACCCGACCGTGCGCGGCGGCGCCTCCAACCCCTGGACGCTGAAGAAGGCCCTGCGCGCCAACGAGATCGCCTTCGCCAACCGGCTGCCCGTCGTCTCCCTGGTCGAGTCCGGCGGCGCGGACCTGCCCAGCCAGAAGGAGATCTTCATCCCGGGCGGCGCGCTGTTCAAGGACATCACGCGGCTGTCGGCCGCCGGCATCCCCACCGTGGCCGTGGTCTTCGGCAATTCGACGGCCGGCGGCGCGTACGTCCCCGGCATGTCCGACCACGTGATCATGGTCAAGGAGCGGGCGAAGGTCTTCCTCGGCGGGCCGCCGCTGGTCAAGATGGCCACCGGCGAGGAGAGCGACGACGAGTCGCTGGGCGGCGCCGAGATGCACGCCCGTACCTCCGGACTCGCCGACCACTTCGCCGTGGACGAGCCGGACGCGCTCCGCCAGGCCCGCCGGGTCGTCGCCCGGCTCAACCGGCGGAAGGCGCACGAGGATCCGGGCCCGGCCGAGCCGCCCAAGTACGACGAGGACGAGCTGCTCGGCATCGTCCCCGGCGACCTCAAGGCCCCCTTCGACCCGCGCGAAGTCATCGCCCGCATCGTGGACGGCTCGGACTTCGACGAGTTCAAGCCGCTGTACGGTCCATCGCTCACGACGGGTTGGGCGCGGCTGCACGGCTACCCGGTCGGCATCCTCGCCAACGCCCAGGGCGTGCTGTTCAGCGAGGAGTCGCAGAAGGCCGCCCAGTTCATCCAGCTCGCCAACCAGCGCGACATCCCGCTGCTCTTCCTGCACAACACCACCGGCTACATGGTCGGCAAGGAGTACGAGCAGGGCGGCATCATCAAGCACGGCGCGCAGATGATCAACGCGGTGTCCAATTCCACGGTCCCGCACCTGTCCGTCCTTATGGGCGCCTCGTACGGCGCCGGGCACTACGGCATGTGCGGCCGCGCCTACGACCCTCGCTTCCTGTTCGCCTGGCCCAGCGCCAAGTCCGCCGTGATGGGCCCGCAGCAGCTCGCCGGAGTGCTGTCGATCGTGGCGCGTGCTTCCGCCGCCGCCAAGGGGCAGCCGTACGACGAAGAGGCCGACGCCGGGCTGCGCGCCATGGTCGAGCAGCAGATCGAGTCCGAGTCGCTGCCGATGTTCCTGTCCGGGCGCCTGTACGACGACGGCGTCATCGACCCGCGCGACACCCGAACCGTCCTCGGCCTGTGCCTGTCCGCCGTCCACACCGCCCCCGTCCAGGGCGCGCGCGGCGGCTTCGGCGTCTTCCGGATGTGA
- a CDS encoding TIGR03084 family metal-binding protein: protein MSDAEAVLADLRDEGDALDALVGGLAPARWAEPTPAAGWTIAHQIGHLAWTDRQALLSATDPAAFREAAERALASPETFVDEGARREAQAPPEELLARWRAVRTELHEALATRTARDKMPWFATSMSTASMATGRLMETWAHGQDIADTLGVRREPTARLRHVARIGVRARDFAFAANGLAAPAEEFHVELRAPGGGTWTYGPEDAAQRVTGDALGFCLLVTQRAHRDDVDVRAEGADADRWLDIAQAFAGPPGTGRKPGGGARKGAR, encoded by the coding sequence GTGTCCGACGCCGAGGCCGTACTGGCGGATCTGAGGGACGAGGGGGACGCGCTCGACGCGCTGGTCGGCGGGCTGGCGCCGGCCCGGTGGGCGGAGCCGACACCGGCCGCGGGCTGGACGATCGCCCACCAGATCGGGCATCTGGCCTGGACCGACCGGCAGGCCCTGCTGTCCGCCACCGACCCCGCCGCCTTCCGGGAAGCGGCGGAGCGGGCCCTGGCCTCTCCCGAAACCTTCGTCGACGAGGGCGCGCGGCGCGAGGCACAGGCGCCGCCCGAGGAGCTGCTCGCGCGCTGGCGGGCGGTCCGGACCGAGCTGCACGAGGCCCTGGCCACCCGTACCGCCCGGGACAAGATGCCGTGGTTCGCGACCTCGATGAGCACCGCATCCATGGCCACGGGGCGGCTGATGGAGACCTGGGCGCACGGCCAGGACATCGCCGACACGCTGGGCGTACGGCGCGAGCCCACGGCGCGGTTGCGGCATGTGGCCCGTATCGGCGTGCGCGCGCGGGACTTCGCGTTCGCGGCCAACGGACTGGCGGCCCCGGCCGAGGAGTTCCACGTCGAGCTGCGTGCCCCCGGCGGCGGCACCTGGACGTACGGGCCGGAGGACGCGGCGCAGCGGGTGACCGGCGACGCCCTCGGCTTCTGCCTGCTGGTCACGCAGCGCGCGCACCGCGACGACGTGGACGTACGGGCCGAGGGCGCGGACGCGGACCGCTGGCTGGACATCGCCCAGGCGTTCGCCGGGCCGCCCGGCACGGGCCGGAAGCCGGGCGGGGGCGCGCGGAAGGGCGCCCGGTGA
- a CDS encoding DUF4097 family beta strand repeat-containing protein, translated as MPAYETPEPITATLELDCGTARITAGKRADTVVEVLPRNAADDKDVHAVQQTQVTCSGGRLAIRTPKKRSLFGKPGAIEVTVELPAGSDVRGTSALGGFFCEGRFGDVTLKTSLGDVHVDEAAGADLRTGHGDIRLYRAAGDVEVVGSGRIEIGTVTGAATVKNSNGATEIGEVTGGLTTSAANGDISVGVAHGDVSTKCANGRTDIGTAHAGVEASSSSGGIRVGDVARGRIDLRTSVGDLEVGIRQGTAAWLDTHTKYGAVRNSLGAADGPADSDETVEVIARTSTGDIIVRRA; from the coding sequence ATGCCTGCTTACGAGACCCCCGAACCGATCACCGCCACCCTGGAGCTGGACTGCGGCACCGCCCGCATCACCGCCGGCAAGCGCGCCGACACGGTCGTCGAGGTGCTGCCGCGCAACGCGGCCGACGACAAGGACGTACACGCCGTACAGCAGACCCAGGTCACCTGCTCGGGCGGGCGCCTCGCGATCAGGACACCCAAGAAGCGGTCCCTGTTCGGCAAGCCGGGCGCCATCGAGGTGACCGTCGAACTCCCGGCGGGATCGGACGTCCGGGGCACGTCTGCACTCGGCGGCTTCTTCTGCGAAGGCCGCTTCGGGGACGTCACGCTCAAGACCTCGCTCGGCGACGTCCACGTGGACGAGGCGGCCGGCGCCGACCTCAGGACCGGCCACGGCGACATCCGGCTGTACCGCGCGGCCGGGGACGTCGAGGTCGTCGGCTCGGGCCGGATCGAGATCGGCACCGTCACCGGCGCGGCGACCGTCAAGAACAGCAACGGCGCCACCGAGATCGGCGAGGTCACCGGCGGCCTGACGACCAGTGCGGCCAACGGCGACATCTCCGTCGGCGTCGCGCACGGCGACGTCAGCACCAAGTGCGCCAATGGCCGCACCGACATCGGCACCGCCCACGCCGGAGTCGAGGCCTCCTCCTCCAGCGGCGGCATCCGCGTCGGCGACGTCGCCCGCGGCCGTATCGACCTGCGCACCTCCGTCGGCGACCTCGAAGTCGGCATCCGCCAGGGCACCGCCGCCTGGCTCGACACCCACACCAAGTACGGCGCCGTACGCAACTCGCTCGGCGCCGCCGACGGCCCCGCGGACTCCGACGAGACCGTCGAGGTGATCGCCCGGACCTCGACCGGCGACATCATCGTCCGCCGCGCCTGA
- a CDS encoding acyclic terpene utilization AtuA family protein, which produces MTGGGGVLRVGNASGFYGDRFDAVREMLTGGPLDVLTGDYLAELTMLILGRDRLKDPARGYAKTFLRQLEESLGTAVERGVRIVANAGGLNPAGLAEAVEELAGRVGVPARVAYVEGDDLMARYGGRQGVLTANAYLGGAGIAACLRAGADVVVTGRVTDAALVSGAAAAHFGWAPTDHDRLAGAVVAGHVLECGTQATGGNYSFFADRDFPAAHDLRRPGFPLAEIAADGSSVITKHPGTGGAVTVGTVTAQLLYETAGARYPGPDVTARLDTVRLTQDGADRVRVDGVRGEAPPPVLKVGLTRLGGWRNAVTFVLTGLDIEAKAALVRDQMEAAFDAAERRPASVEWTLARTDHPDAAVQEEASALLRLVVRDADQDAVGRVVSGAAVELALGSIPGFHVTAPPGKGEPYGVFEAEYVAAADVPHTAVLPDGSRSPVPPPAETREPAPLTEPPLPVPLAHDGRTRRAPLGLVAGARSGDKGGSANVGVWARTEAAWRWLAHELTADRLRELLPETADLPVTRHVLPNLRALNFVIDGLLGAGVAAQARFDPQAKAVGEWLRARHLDIPEVLR; this is translated from the coding sequence GTGACCGGCGGCGGGGGTGTGCTGCGCGTCGGCAACGCCTCCGGCTTCTACGGCGACCGCTTCGACGCCGTGCGCGAGATGCTCACCGGCGGCCCGCTCGACGTCCTGACCGGCGATTACCTGGCCGAGCTGACCATGTTGATCCTGGGCCGCGACCGGCTGAAGGATCCCGCGCGCGGCTATGCGAAGACGTTCCTGCGGCAGCTGGAGGAGAGCCTGGGGACGGCCGTCGAGCGGGGGGTGCGGATCGTCGCCAACGCGGGGGGACTGAACCCCGCCGGGCTCGCGGAGGCCGTGGAAGAGCTGGCCGGCCGGGTCGGCGTCCCGGCGCGGGTGGCGTATGTGGAGGGCGACGACCTCATGGCCCGCTACGGCGGGCGCCAGGGCGTGCTGACCGCCAACGCCTACCTGGGCGGCGCGGGCATCGCCGCCTGCCTGCGCGCCGGCGCCGATGTGGTGGTGACCGGCCGGGTCACGGACGCCGCGCTGGTCAGCGGGGCCGCGGCGGCCCACTTCGGCTGGGCGCCCACGGACCACGACCGGCTGGCGGGCGCGGTCGTCGCGGGCCATGTCCTGGAGTGCGGCACCCAGGCGACCGGCGGCAACTACTCCTTCTTCGCCGACCGGGACTTCCCCGCCGCCCACGACCTGCGCCGTCCCGGCTTCCCGCTCGCCGAGATCGCCGCCGACGGCTCCTCGGTGATCACCAAGCACCCGGGCACGGGCGGCGCGGTGACCGTCGGCACGGTCACCGCGCAGCTGCTGTACGAGACGGCCGGCGCGCGGTATCCGGGGCCGGACGTGACGGCGCGCCTGGACACCGTACGGCTGACCCAGGACGGCGCCGACCGGGTGCGCGTCGACGGCGTACGCGGCGAGGCGCCGCCGCCGGTGCTGAAGGTGGGCCTGACCCGCCTGGGCGGCTGGCGCAACGCGGTCACGTTCGTGCTGACCGGCCTCGACATCGAGGCCAAGGCCGCCCTAGTACGGGACCAGATGGAAGCGGCCTTCGACGCGGCCGAACGCCGTCCGGCATCCGTGGAATGGACGCTGGCCCGCACCGACCACCCGGACGCCGCCGTCCAGGAGGAGGCGAGCGCCCTGCTGCGGCTGGTGGTGCGGGACGCCGACCAGGACGCGGTGGGCCGGGTGGTGAGCGGGGCCGCCGTCGAACTGGCGCTGGGGAGCATCCCCGGCTTCCACGTGACGGCGCCGCCGGGCAAGGGCGAGCCGTACGGGGTCTTCGAGGCGGAGTACGTGGCCGCGGCGGACGTACCGCACACCGCCGTACTCCCGGACGGCAGCCGCAGCCCGGTGCCGCCACCGGCGGAAACCCGCGAACCGGCACCGCTCACCGAGCCGCCTCTCCCCGTACCCCTCGCCCACGACGGCCGGACCCGCCGCGCCCCGCTCGGCCTGGTGGCCGGGGCCCGCAGCGGCGACAAGGGCGGCTCGGCCAACGTCGGCGTCTGGGCCCGTACGGAAGCGGCCTGGCGCTGGCTGGCCCACGAACTGACCGCCGACCGGCTGCGCGAACTGCTCCCCGAGACCGCGGACCTGCCCGTCACCCGCCACGTCCTGCCCAATCTGCGCGCCCTCAACTTCGTGATCGACGGCCTGCTCGGCGCGGGCGTCGCCGCGCAGGCCCGCTTCGACCCGCAGGCCAAGGCCGTGGGGGAGTGGCTGCGCGCCCGCCACCTGGACATACCGGAGGTACTGCGGTGA